In a single window of the Pedococcus dokdonensis genome:
- a CDS encoding helix-turn-helix domain-containing protein, giving the protein MPSQTVVVDSGTSYHLLTSVASVADPRWRDVLDGGPALAREVSGMARRDLLGDVRAPGRFGWINLLSVAGAGRGPRTVESLLSRLAASDPVELHLTMLGGGRRQLLELVSRETLVAALAGDRGARSELRAVLAGDDTVLEATPWLLRSDPVEVQAHVLRVLSTWRGLLLPPEREASLRADLRLEARRRRADLARHGAARLLAAVAPALAYAPHPAPSRVVLFPAPAMAPVVVVVDELRRTLIGYPPAADEDGEDALLLGARALADPVRLHVLDLLGAGGLTAQELAHQVGAPRTTLLHHLALLRAAGLVETAVGAGHSTVYSRRGTVSRWSSTSSGHDSVVSVSKNLDTDSSQF; this is encoded by the coding sequence ATGCCGTCCCAGACGGTCGTGGTCGACTCGGGCACGTCCTACCACCTGCTGACCTCGGTCGCGTCGGTGGCCGACCCGCGGTGGCGGGACGTCCTCGACGGCGGCCCCGCGTTGGCGCGCGAGGTGTCGGGTATGGCGCGGCGTGACCTGCTCGGCGACGTGCGGGCGCCCGGACGGTTCGGGTGGATCAACCTGCTGTCCGTCGCCGGGGCCGGGCGCGGTCCGCGCACGGTCGAGAGCCTGCTGTCCCGGCTCGCCGCCAGCGACCCGGTGGAGCTGCACCTGACCATGCTCGGCGGCGGCCGGCGGCAGCTGCTCGAGCTGGTGTCGAGGGAGACACTCGTCGCCGCGCTCGCCGGAGACCGCGGCGCTCGCAGCGAGCTCAGGGCGGTGCTCGCCGGCGACGACACGGTGCTCGAGGCCACGCCGTGGCTGCTGCGGTCCGACCCGGTGGAGGTCCAGGCGCACGTGCTCCGCGTGCTGTCGACGTGGCGCGGCCTGCTGCTGCCGCCCGAGCGCGAGGCCAGCCTGCGCGCCGACCTGCGCCTCGAGGCCCGCCGGCGTCGCGCCGACCTGGCCAGGCACGGCGCCGCCCGCCTGCTGGCGGCGGTCGCCCCGGCCCTGGCCTACGCCCCGCACCCCGCACCGAGCCGCGTGGTGCTGTTCCCGGCACCCGCCATGGCGCCGGTCGTCGTGGTGGTCGACGAGCTGCGCCGCACCCTGATCGGCTACCCGCCCGCCGCCGACGAGGACGGTGAGGACGCGTTGCTCCTCGGGGCGCGTGCGCTCGCCGACCCGGTGCGGCTGCACGTGCTCGACCTGCTGGGCGCGGGCGGCCTGACCGCCCAGGAGCTGGCCCACCAGGTCGGGGCGCCACGGACGACCTTGCTGCACCACCTCGCCCTGCTGCGCGCCGCGGGCCTCGTGGAGACGGCGGTCGGCGCCGGGCACAGCACGGTCTACAGCCGGCGGGGGACGGTGTCGAGGTGGTCGTCGACCAGCTCAGGTCACGATTCGGTGGTCTCAGTGTCGAAAAATCTCGACACTGACTCGTCCCAGTTCTAG
- a CDS encoding 4-hydroxy-3-methylbut-2-enyl diphosphate reductase, producing MTQTTDQAGKRVLLAAPRGYCAGVDRAVVTVEKALELYGPPVYVRKEIVHNKHVVTTLEKRGAIFVEETDEVPEGATVIFSAHGVAPVVHEEAKALSLKTIDATCPLVTKVHREAVRFASDDFDILLIGHEGHEEVVGTSGEAPEHITLVDGPDDVANVTVRDPDKVVWLSQTTLSVDETMETVRRLRERFPALQDPPSDDICYATQNRQLAVKQMAPDCDLMIVVGSRNSSNSVRLVEVALEHGSRAGHLVDYADEIDETWLDGVRTVGVTSGASVPEVLVRDVLTYLGERGYADVTPVVAAEESLLFSLPNEIRRDLKARGMSDKMRHDGAFEEAGSLH from the coding sequence ATGACCCAGACGACTGACCAGGCCGGCAAGCGTGTGCTGCTGGCGGCTCCGCGCGGCTACTGCGCCGGAGTCGACCGGGCCGTCGTGACGGTCGAGAAGGCGCTCGAGCTCTATGGGCCGCCGGTCTACGTGCGCAAGGAGATCGTGCACAACAAGCACGTCGTGACGACGCTGGAGAAGCGCGGCGCGATCTTCGTCGAGGAGACCGACGAGGTGCCCGAGGGCGCGACCGTGATCTTCTCCGCCCACGGCGTCGCGCCCGTGGTGCACGAAGAGGCCAAGGCGCTGAGCCTCAAGACCATCGACGCCACCTGCCCGCTGGTGACCAAGGTGCACCGTGAGGCGGTGCGGTTCGCGAGCGACGACTTCGACATCCTGCTGATCGGCCACGAGGGTCACGAAGAGGTCGTCGGCACCTCGGGTGAGGCGCCGGAGCACATCACCCTGGTCGACGGCCCCGACGACGTCGCCAACGTCACGGTCCGCGACCCCGACAAGGTCGTGTGGCTGTCGCAGACCACGCTCTCGGTCGACGAGACGATGGAGACGGTGCGTCGGCTGCGCGAGCGGTTCCCCGCCCTGCAGGACCCGCCGAGCGACGACATCTGCTACGCCACCCAGAACCGCCAGCTCGCGGTGAAGCAGATGGCTCCCGACTGCGACCTGATGATCGTCGTGGGCTCACGCAACTCCTCCAACTCGGTGCGGCTGGTCGAGGTCGCGCTGGAGCACGGCTCGCGGGCCGGCCACCTGGTCGACTACGCCGACGAGATCGACGAGACCTGGCTCGACGGCGTCCGGACCGTCGGCGTCACCTCCGGGGCGTCGGTGCCCGAGGTGCTGGTGCGTGACGTGCTCACCTACCTCGGCGAGCGCGGCTATGCCGACGTCACGCCGGTCGTGGCCGCGGAGGAGAGCCTGCTCTTCTCGCTGCCCAACGAGATCCGGCGCGACCTCAAGGCCCGCGGGATGAGCGACAAGATGCGCCACGACGGCGCGTTCGAAGAGGCCGGCTCGCTGCACTGA
- a CDS encoding DUF4245 domain-containing protein — MSTPAPRSSYANGSVANMVRSLLVIGVIVAALIAIVPRVNSVSQPPVDVAGASVEVARTSGWPIDRPEALPDGWKATSVRYVRSTGGLMTWHAGYQSPTGNYVAVEQTKDATDEWVAAQTNRATQTGEVQAAGKTWGTYVRSGKVQNSLVHRAQSAAELTTIVTGTGTFDELTAFAETLRPVPAS, encoded by the coding sequence GTGAGCACGCCCGCCCCCCGCAGTTCGTACGCCAACGGCTCCGTGGCCAACATGGTCCGGTCGCTGCTCGTCATCGGCGTCATCGTGGCGGCGCTCATCGCCATCGTGCCCCGGGTCAACAGCGTGTCGCAGCCGCCGGTGGACGTGGCCGGGGCGTCGGTCGAGGTGGCTCGCACGTCCGGCTGGCCGATCGACCGGCCCGAAGCGCTGCCCGACGGGTGGAAGGCGACCAGCGTCCGCTACGTCCGCTCCACCGGCGGCCTGATGACCTGGCACGCCGGCTACCAGTCGCCGACCGGCAACTACGTCGCCGTCGAGCAGACCAAGGACGCCACCGACGAGTGGGTTGCCGCCCAGACCAACCGCGCCACCCAGACCGGTGAGGTGCAGGCGGCCGGCAAGACCTGGGGCACCTACGTCCGCAGCGGCAAGGTCCAGAACAGCCTGGTCCACCGCGCTCAGAGCGCCGCGGAGCTGACGACGATCGTGACGGGCACCGGCACCTTCGACGAGCTGACCGCCTTCGCCGAGACGCTCCGCCCGGTCCCGGCCAGCTGA
- a CDS encoding Vgb family protein, with amino-acid sequence MSTPRWPSWFVAALASALVAACGGGGDAGGRASTAAASSASSASSGATSTEAPRGVMASTDGRATTVATKVEVGGNACGVAVSGDTVWVTDAKAAKLVAVDAASGRVRARYAVSATPCEVEVAAGSVWVTTQSGVVDRVDPRSGKVLASVATGAASYETIGALGAVWVSNRNGQSITRITPATNKGSTRSVGEVNAGGLVEEGGYLWVGDDTTGASAILRIDPRSWQATPVPTGGDRPGYVAATNGRVWVSNVKSGTVTGLDTTTLAPVGPPAPAGASPVNLKASADGKWVWVPDDVGDLVTRIDAATGAAVERVQVGAGPAVVAPSADGVWVTHFDDGSVWHLVLR; translated from the coding sequence GTGAGCACCCCTCGGTGGCCGAGCTGGTTCGTCGCGGCGCTGGCGTCGGCCCTCGTGGCGGCCTGCGGAGGCGGAGGTGACGCGGGCGGCAGAGCGTCGACGGCCGCGGCCTCGTCGGCGTCGTCCGCCTCGTCGGGCGCGACGTCGACCGAGGCGCCTCGTGGGGTGATGGCGTCGACCGACGGTCGGGCCACCACGGTCGCCACCAAGGTCGAGGTCGGCGGCAACGCCTGTGGGGTCGCCGTGTCCGGCGACACCGTCTGGGTGACCGACGCCAAGGCGGCGAAGCTCGTCGCCGTCGACGCTGCTTCGGGTCGGGTGCGAGCCAGGTATGCCGTGAGCGCCACGCCGTGCGAAGTCGAGGTGGCCGCCGGGTCGGTCTGGGTCACCACCCAGTCCGGCGTCGTCGACCGGGTCGACCCCAGGTCGGGCAAGGTGCTGGCGTCGGTGGCCACGGGAGCCGCGTCCTACGAGACGATCGGGGCGCTGGGCGCGGTCTGGGTCAGCAACCGCAATGGCCAGAGCATCACTCGCATCACCCCGGCCACGAACAAGGGCAGCACCCGCTCCGTCGGAGAGGTCAATGCCGGTGGCCTGGTCGAGGAGGGCGGCTACCTCTGGGTCGGCGACGACACGACCGGCGCGTCGGCGATCCTGCGCATCGACCCCAGGTCGTGGCAGGCCACCCCGGTGCCGACCGGGGGAGACCGGCCGGGCTACGTCGCGGCGACGAACGGCCGCGTCTGGGTCTCCAACGTGAAGTCCGGCACCGTCACCGGTCTCGACACGACGACTCTCGCTCCGGTGGGTCCGCCGGCCCCCGCCGGGGCGTCCCCGGTCAACCTCAAGGCGTCGGCCGACGGGAAGTGGGTCTGGGTGCCCGACGACGTGGGCGACCTCGTGACCAGGATCGACGCCGCCACCGGCGCAGCAGTCGAACGCGTGCAGGTCGGCGCTGGTCCGGCGGTGGTGGCACCCAGTGCCGATGGCGTCTGGGTCACGCACTTCGACGACGGCTCCGTCTGGCACCTCGTCCTGCGCTGA
- a CDS encoding cytochrome P450, whose protein sequence is MIGLTTARARLTQRLVARATGGGPVDLSSLEAVPRRLLRPLRRSGLDPVHRIGSTAPDPVHRLAHMFGMNIWLVSGQEEAKAVLADQRRFSNDIRPYVGAAGASVGGLGFTDPPEHTRLRALLTPEFTMRRIHRLAPRIEAIVDAQLDQMEVNGPVVDLVEHFAFPIPFLVICELLGLPVEDRERFRSLSHARFDVTAGGAGAFGAISQSQLFLLDATRKQRVDPGDGLLGRILAAVGDDVSDEEVAGLADGVFTGGYETTASMLALGSLVLLRDRKHFDLVRDDDSSIDRVVEEMLRYLSVVQIAFPRFAKEDLELFGKRIQKGDVVIAALSRADRDQRVGPDLGTFDPQRPPSPHVAFGYGFHRCVGAELARLELRIAFPRLVRRFPELALAASPESLRFRDQSIVYAVDSLPVHLGGVGSSKSS, encoded by the coding sequence ATGATCGGCCTGACCACTGCGCGGGCGCGGCTGACGCAGCGGCTCGTCGCGCGCGCGACCGGCGGTGGCCCCGTCGACCTCTCCAGCCTCGAGGCCGTGCCGCGTCGCCTGCTGCGCCCGCTACGCAGGTCGGGCCTGGACCCGGTGCACCGCATCGGCTCGACCGCTCCCGACCCGGTGCACCGGCTGGCGCACATGTTCGGGATGAACATCTGGTTGGTCTCGGGTCAGGAGGAGGCCAAGGCCGTCCTGGCCGACCAGCGCCGGTTCAGCAACGACATCCGCCCCTACGTCGGCGCCGCGGGCGCCAGCGTCGGGGGCCTGGGCTTCACCGACCCACCTGAGCACACCCGGCTGCGGGCACTGCTGACGCCCGAGTTCACCATGCGTCGCATCCACCGGCTGGCGCCCCGCATCGAGGCCATCGTCGACGCCCAGCTCGACCAGATGGAGGTGAACGGACCGGTCGTCGACCTGGTCGAGCACTTCGCGTTCCCGATCCCGTTCCTCGTCATCTGCGAGCTGCTCGGTCTGCCGGTCGAGGACCGCGAGCGGTTCCGGTCGCTGAGCCATGCCCGCTTCGATGTCACGGCTGGCGGCGCCGGCGCCTTCGGGGCGATCTCGCAGAGCCAGCTCTTCCTGCTCGACGCCACCCGCAAGCAGCGGGTCGACCCGGGCGACGGCCTGCTCGGGCGGATCCTCGCGGCGGTCGGTGACGACGTCAGTGACGAAGAGGTCGCGGGTCTGGCCGACGGAGTCTTCACCGGCGGCTACGAGACGACCGCGAGCATGCTCGCGCTGGGGTCGCTGGTGCTGCTGCGCGACCGCAAGCACTTCGACCTCGTCCGCGACGACGACAGCTCGATCGACCGGGTCGTGGAGGAGATGCTGCGCTACCTCAGCGTCGTGCAGATCGCGTTCCCGCGGTTCGCCAAGGAGGACCTCGAGCTGTTCGGCAAGCGGATCCAGAAGGGCGACGTCGTCATCGCGGCGCTCAGCCGGGCCGACCGGGACCAGCGGGTCGGGCCAGATCTCGGCACCTTCGACCCGCAGCGGCCGCCGTCGCCGCACGTCGCGTTCGGATACGGGTTCCACCGCTGTGTCGGCGCGGAGCTGGCTCGCCTCGAGCTGCGGATCGCGTTCCCGCGGTTGGTGCGTCGCTTTCCCGAGCTGGCGCTCGCCGCGTCGCCCGAGTCGCTGCGGTTCCGCGACCAGTCGATCGTCTACGCGGTCGACTCCCTGCCGGTCCACCTCGGCGGCGTGGGCTCCTCGAAGTCGAGCTGA
- a CDS encoding exodeoxyribonuclease VII small subunit has translation MAKGADKPTADVEPDVEPDVEPTVEGDVEGANADVAELTYEQARDELIDVVAQLEGGQLGLEESMRLWQRGEALAAHCSTWLDGAEAALTRDDDAQQG, from the coding sequence ATGGCCAAGGGAGCAGACAAGCCGACCGCAGACGTCGAGCCCGACGTCGAGCCCGATGTCGAGCCCACTGTCGAGGGCGATGTCGAGGGCGCCAACGCCGACGTGGCCGAGCTGACCTACGAGCAGGCCCGCGACGAGCTGATCGACGTGGTCGCCCAGCTCGAGGGCGGCCAGCTCGGGCTCGAGGAGAGCATGCGGCTGTGGCAGCGGGGCGAGGCGCTCGCGGCGCACTGCAGCACCTGGCTCGACGGGGCCGAGGCCGCGCTCACCCGGGACGACGACGCCCAGCAGGGCTGA
- the xseA gene encoding exodeoxyribonuclease VII large subunit, translating into MSGPDQRPALPEKAADTSAESPWPVRLLSMRIAEYVEKMSVLWVEGQVVQLTRRPGQRTAYLTLRDPDVDMSLSVAIQVNALDAMPTPLTQGARVVLQAKPVFWTQRGSLMLDARQIRPVGVGELLARVEHLKRTLASEGLFDPDRKKPLPFLPRTVGLVCGRAGAAEKDVVENARRRWPTVRFEIREVAVQGGSAVQEVMAALQELDARPEVDVIVIARGGGSVEDLLPFSNEALVRAVAAARTPVVSAIGHDVDTPLLDHVADWRASTPTDAGKRVVPDAQAERHGIRHSRDRGRRALHARIASERRHLVALRSRPVMARPAAMIDARRQELDALTDRAHRRVLAAVHRAADQVLHLRAQVRTLSPLSTLERGYAVVQHRDGRVVVDQDEVTVDELLRVRVARGDFAASVVGLPGAAG; encoded by the coding sequence GTGAGCGGACCGGACCAGCGACCGGCGCTGCCGGAGAAGGCCGCCGACACCTCGGCCGAGTCGCCCTGGCCGGTGCGGCTGCTGAGCATGCGCATCGCCGAGTACGTCGAGAAGATGTCGGTCCTGTGGGTCGAGGGCCAGGTCGTGCAGCTGACCCGCCGCCCCGGCCAGCGCACCGCCTACCTCACGCTGCGCGACCCGGACGTCGACATGTCGCTCTCCGTCGCGATCCAGGTCAACGCCCTCGACGCCATGCCCACCCCGCTCACCCAGGGAGCCCGGGTCGTGCTCCAGGCCAAGCCGGTGTTCTGGACCCAGCGCGGGTCGCTGATGCTCGACGCCCGGCAGATCCGTCCCGTGGGGGTGGGCGAGCTGCTCGCCCGGGTCGAGCACCTCAAGCGCACCCTCGCCTCCGAGGGACTCTTCGACCCCGACCGCAAGAAGCCGCTGCCCTTCCTGCCCCGCACCGTCGGGCTGGTGTGCGGGCGGGCCGGGGCGGCCGAGAAGGACGTGGTCGAGAACGCCCGCCGCCGCTGGCCCACGGTCCGGTTCGAGATCCGCGAGGTCGCGGTGCAAGGAGGCTCGGCCGTGCAGGAGGTGATGGCCGCCCTCCAGGAGCTCGACGCCCGTCCCGAGGTCGACGTCATCGTCATCGCGCGAGGCGGCGGGTCGGTGGAGGACCTCCTGCCGTTCAGCAACGAGGCGCTGGTCCGAGCGGTCGCCGCGGCCCGCACGCCGGTGGTCTCGGCCATCGGCCACGACGTCGACACCCCGTTGCTCGACCACGTCGCCGACTGGCGCGCCTCCACCCCCACCGACGCCGGCAAACGGGTGGTGCCGGACGCGCAGGCCGAGCGGCACGGCATACGACACTCGCGTGACCGCGGGCGCCGCGCCCTGCACGCGCGGATCGCGAGCGAGCGGCGCCACCTCGTCGCGCTGCGCTCACGCCCGGTGATGGCCCGTCCTGCGGCGATGATCGACGCGCGACGCCAGGAGCTCGACGCGCTCACCGACCGCGCCCACCGCCGCGTGCTCGCGGCGGTGCACCGCGCCGCCGACCAGGTGCTCCACCTGCGTGCGCAGGTGCGCACCCTCTCGCCCCTGTCCACCCTCGAGCGCGGGTATGCCGTGGTGCAGCACCGCGACGGCCGCGTCGTCGTCGACCAGGACGAGGTCACCGTCGACGAGCTGCTGCGGGTGCGGGTGGCACGGGGCGACTTCGCCGCCAGCGTCGTCGGGCTGCCGGGGGCAGCGGGCTAG
- the glpX gene encoding class II fructose-bisphosphatase, translating into MSEQHLPSSLRVGGEAPDRNLALELVRVTEAAAMAGGRWVGRGDKNGADGAAVEAMRALISTVSMKGVVVIGEGEKDDAPMLYNGEEVGDGNGPECDVAVDPIDGTTLTAKGQSNAVSVLAVSDRGSMYDPSAVFYMDKLVTGAEAADVVDIRLPVAENVKRIAKAKKESVADVTVVMLDRPRHHELAQEVRDAGARLRFISDGDVAGAIMAARDDTGIDLLLGIGGTPEGIITACAIKCLGGVIQGRLWPQDDDERQRAVDAGHDLDRVLSTDDLVTGENCFFVATGITDGELLKGVRYRAGGATTHSLVMRSKSGTIRLIESHHRLAKLRAYSSVDFDHAG; encoded by the coding sequence ATGTCCGAGCAGCACCTGCCCTCGTCCCTGCGTGTCGGTGGGGAGGCACCCGACCGCAACCTCGCGCTGGAGCTGGTGCGGGTCACCGAGGCAGCTGCGATGGCCGGTGGCCGGTGGGTCGGGCGCGGCGACAAGAACGGCGCCGACGGGGCCGCGGTCGAGGCGATGCGGGCGCTGATCAGCACCGTCTCGATGAAGGGCGTCGTGGTCATCGGCGAGGGCGAGAAGGACGACGCCCCGATGCTCTACAACGGCGAGGAGGTCGGCGACGGCAACGGTCCCGAGTGCGACGTGGCGGTCGACCCGATCGACGGCACCACGCTGACCGCCAAGGGACAGTCCAATGCCGTCTCGGTGCTGGCGGTCTCCGACCGGGGCAGCATGTACGACCCCTCCGCGGTGTTCTACATGGACAAGCTCGTGACCGGTGCCGAGGCGGCCGACGTCGTCGACATCCGCCTCCCTGTCGCGGAGAACGTCAAGCGGATCGCCAAGGCCAAGAAGGAGTCGGTCGCGGACGTCACGGTCGTCATGCTCGACCGGCCGCGCCACCACGAGCTCGCCCAGGAGGTGCGTGACGCCGGGGCGCGGTTGCGCTTCATCTCCGACGGCGACGTCGCAGGCGCGATCATGGCGGCCCGCGACGACACGGGCATCGACCTCCTCCTGGGCATCGGCGGCACCCCTGAGGGGATCATCACCGCCTGCGCGATCAAGTGCCTCGGCGGCGTGATCCAGGGTCGGCTGTGGCCCCAGGACGACGACGAGCGCCAGCGCGCCGTCGACGCGGGGCACGACCTCGACCGGGTCCTGTCGACGGACGACCTGGTGACCGGCGAGAACTGCTTCTTCGTGGCCACCGGGATCACCGACGGTGAGCTGCTGAAGGGGGTCCGCTACCGCGCGGGAGGGGCTACCACCCACTCCCTGGTGATGCGCTCGAAGTCGGGGACCATCCGGCTGATCGAGAGCCACCACCGGCTCGCCAAGCTGCGCGCCTACTCCTCGGTCGACTTCGACCACGCCGGCTGA
- a CDS encoding DNA recombination protein RmuC — protein MELVGMLLLGLVLGVAAGGAGGWWLARGSAASALASARTEADLLRERVVDLEAAVSDDAQTAAALVPLREALVRVEQQVGTLERDRTRQFAALETTMAAVHESTASLGRQTQSLAGSLNSSTVRGAWGEVQLRRVLEHAGMLARCDFDEQVSRVSRHQRQVRPDVVVSLPGDKHLVIDAKAPMGAFLAAQADDLPPAERTTLLRSHAASLKSHVASLAAKDYWSAFESTPEMVVCFVPSDAMLAAALSADPALHEDAMARRVVLVGPGALLALLRTVAFTWQQDALTAHAREVMTLGRDLYDRLGTLGSHTMRMGTALTRSVEAYNQLVGALESRVLVSARRMHEAGVVERPLPSPQPLETGPRVLTAMELLEAATADAERPQLDFEEPTPPRWTGRESTA, from the coding sequence ATGGAACTCGTGGGCATGCTCCTCCTCGGACTGGTCCTCGGCGTCGCCGCAGGTGGCGCGGGCGGCTGGTGGCTCGCGCGCGGGTCGGCCGCGAGCGCCCTGGCCTCCGCCCGCACCGAGGCCGACCTGCTGCGCGAGCGGGTGGTCGACCTCGAGGCGGCGGTCTCGGACGACGCGCAGACGGCGGCGGCCCTGGTGCCCCTGCGCGAGGCGCTGGTCCGGGTCGAGCAGCAGGTCGGCACCCTGGAGCGCGACCGCACCAGGCAGTTCGCGGCGCTCGAGACGACCATGGCGGCGGTGCACGAGTCGACCGCGTCGCTGGGACGCCAGACCCAGTCGCTGGCCGGCTCGCTCAACTCGTCCACAGTGCGTGGTGCGTGGGGCGAGGTGCAGCTGCGTCGCGTGCTCGAGCACGCCGGCATGCTGGCCCGCTGCGACTTCGACGAGCAGGTGAGCCGGGTCAGCCGGCACCAGCGTCAGGTGCGACCCGACGTGGTCGTGAGCCTGCCCGGCGACAAGCACCTCGTCATCGACGCCAAGGCGCCGATGGGTGCCTTCCTCGCAGCCCAGGCCGACGACCTCCCGCCCGCTGAGCGCACCACGCTGCTGCGCTCCCACGCGGCGTCCCTGAAGTCGCATGTGGCGTCCTTGGCGGCCAAGGACTACTGGAGCGCGTTCGAGAGCACCCCCGAGATGGTGGTCTGCTTCGTCCCCAGCGACGCGATGCTCGCCGCAGCGCTGTCCGCAGATCCTGCCCTGCACGAGGACGCCATGGCCCGCCGCGTCGTCCTCGTGGGGCCCGGCGCGCTGCTGGCGCTGCTGCGCACGGTGGCCTTCACCTGGCAGCAGGACGCCCTGACCGCGCACGCCCGCGAGGTGATGACCCTGGGCCGCGACCTCTACGACCGGCTGGGCACCCTGGGCAGCCACACGATGCGGATGGGCACGGCCCTGACCCGGTCGGTCGAGGCCTACAACCAGCTCGTCGGTGCCCTGGAGTCCAGGGTGCTCGTCTCCGCCCGCCGGATGCACGAGGCCGGGGTCGTGGAGCGACCCCTGCCCAGCCCGCAGCCCCTCGAGACCGGACCGCGGGTGCTCACCGCCATGGAGCTCCTCGAGGCAGCCACGGCAGACGCCGAGCGGCCTCAGCTCGACTTCGAGGAGCCCACGCCGCCGAGGTGGACCGGCAGGGAGTCGACCGCGTAG
- a CDS encoding NUDIX hydrolase translates to MPTPELPDLSDGDDLVLRGVPPQDGDDDAFAFVVVWEGEQVGRVEVIVDGSGDADLIWAVVADYREVGIVERALRLVVGWTFASLDVHRVEARVPDAERSSVRAALRAGMRKEGVARGSLVERGERGDVMVLARLRDDAEPDSRDGFIALLNSSLPTKRAIAQGVLRDREGRVLLCELTYKAEWDLPGGVVDPSESPATCLVREVREELAIDVEVQGLLAVNWLPPWRGWSDATVFVFDLGVADPDLIARTTLERREIRALHFAAEEEWEARVAPYNQRLLAFLATHAGPTAYLEDGLPAL, encoded by the coding sequence GTGCCCACGCCCGAGCTGCCGGACCTGTCGGACGGCGACGACCTCGTCCTGCGCGGCGTGCCCCCGCAGGACGGAGACGACGACGCCTTCGCCTTCGTGGTCGTCTGGGAGGGTGAGCAGGTCGGTCGGGTCGAGGTCATCGTGGACGGCTCCGGTGACGCCGACCTGATCTGGGCGGTCGTCGCCGACTACCGCGAGGTCGGCATCGTCGAGCGGGCCCTGCGCCTCGTCGTCGGCTGGACGTTCGCCAGCCTCGACGTGCACCGCGTCGAAGCGCGGGTGCCCGACGCCGAGCGATCCTCGGTGCGAGCGGCGCTGCGCGCCGGGATGCGCAAGGAAGGGGTCGCCCGCGGGTCGCTCGTGGAGCGGGGAGAGCGCGGAGACGTCATGGTGCTCGCGCGGCTGCGTGACGACGCCGAGCCCGACAGTCGCGACGGCTTCATCGCGCTCCTCAACTCCTCGCTGCCCACCAAGCGGGCGATCGCCCAGGGCGTGCTGCGCGACCGGGAGGGCCGGGTGCTCCTGTGCGAGCTCACCTACAAGGCCGAGTGGGACCTGCCCGGTGGTGTGGTCGACCCGTCCGAGTCGCCGGCCACCTGCCTCGTCCGCGAGGTCCGCGAGGAGCTCGCCATCGACGTCGAGGTGCAGGGCCTGCTGGCCGTGAACTGGCTCCCGCCGTGGCGTGGTTGGAGCGATGCCACCGTGTTCGTGTTCGACCTGGGCGTCGCCGACCCTGACCTCATCGCGCGGACCACGTTGGAGCGCAGGGAGATCCGCGCCCTGCACTTCGCTGCCGAGGAGGAGTGGGAGGCGCGGGTCGCCCCCTACAACCAGCGGCTCCTCGCCTTCCTCGCCACTCACGCCGGCCCCACGGCATACCTCGAGGACGGGCTGCCGGCGCTGTGA
- a CDS encoding carbohydrate kinase family protein: MNVRNLVIGEALVDIVLDSTGSSAEHVGGSPANVAIGLARLGEDVDFACRLGRDERGERIATHLRSHGVTVLPESFGDLPTSTALATLDEHSTATYTFDLHWDLPTIPVPAGTGHVHTGSLGTILEPGAESVTKALVAVREHGTVSYDPNIRPGIMGELEPVRTRVEELVRLSDVVKASGDDLAYLYPEESTEAVMTRWLGEGPSVVVVTLGPDGVAYRVASEPGEGRAPTAARTVVDTVGAGDSFMAGLLSGLLASRLLGDPGARERLRSATLEDVRPAVARGIATSGITVGKAGAYAPALDEL; the protein is encoded by the coding sequence GTGAACGTCAGGAACCTCGTCATCGGAGAGGCGCTGGTCGACATCGTCCTCGACAGCACGGGCAGCAGCGCCGAACACGTCGGGGGCAGCCCGGCCAACGTCGCGATCGGGCTCGCCCGGCTCGGGGAGGACGTCGACTTCGCGTGCCGGCTCGGCCGGGACGAGCGCGGTGAGCGGATCGCCACGCACCTGCGCTCGCACGGCGTGACGGTCTTGCCCGAGAGCTTCGGCGACCTGCCCACCTCGACCGCCCTGGCTACGCTCGACGAGCACTCCACCGCCACCTACACCTTCGACCTGCACTGGGACCTGCCCACGATCCCCGTCCCCGCGGGCACCGGCCACGTGCACACCGGCTCGCTCGGCACGATCCTGGAGCCCGGCGCCGAGAGCGTGACCAAGGCCCTCGTCGCGGTCCGCGAGCACGGCACGGTGTCCTACGACCCCAACATCCGCCCGGGCATCATGGGCGAGCTGGAGCCGGTGCGGACCCGCGTCGAGGAGCTCGTCCGCCTCAGCGACGTGGTCAAGGCGTCCGGTGACGACCTGGCCTACCTCTACCCCGAGGAGAGCACCGAGGCGGTCATGACGCGGTGGCTGGGCGAGGGTCCCAGCGTCGTGGTCGTCACCCTCGGCCCCGACGGCGTGGCCTACCGCGTCGCCAGCGAGCCGGGCGAGGGTCGCGCCCCGACCGCCGCCCGGACCGTCGTCGACACGGTGGGTGCCGGCGACTCCTTCATGGCGGGGCTGCTGTCCGGGTTGCTCGCCTCGCGCCTGCTCGGGGACCCGGGTGCGCGCGAGCGACTGCGCAGCGCGACACTGGAAGACGTCCGACCGGCCGTGGCCCGCGGCATCGCGACCAGCGGCATCACGGTCGGCAAGGCCGGGGCCTACGCCCCTGCGCTGGACGAGCTGTAG